The genomic window AGGTTATTTGAGCGGACACGATACAACTAATGACTGATGACTAATGACTGATGACTAATGCCTAATGCCTAATTGCCACCAGACTGTACAGATTTGCGAGTTTGGTTAGTATCATCGCCTTTGTGATGCCAGCCGCCGTCACCTTGAACATACTCAGATTTTACGCTGTTCCAAGCAACGCGAGTCGCAGCATCTTGGCTCATTCCATCTTCGCTAGCGCTCTTAAAAGCGGCTTGAAAAATATTCTGTGCTCCTTGAGGAAGTTGTTGTGCTTCTGAAGGTAAGCCGTCAAACTGTTGTTCTGGCATAATGACATC from Microcoleus sp. bin38.metabat.b11b12b14.051 includes these protein-coding regions:
- a CDS encoding ChaB family protein, with product MPEQQFDGLPSEAQQLPQGAQNIFQAAFKSASEDGMSQDAATRVAWNSVKSEYVQGDGGWHHKGDDTNQTRKSVQSGGN